The genome window CCGTACCCAACAATGAATTAGAGGATATGATTTTGATTAAATCAGACGGCTATCCGACCTATAATTTTGCCAATGTGGTAGACGACCATCTGATGGCCATTAGCCATGTGGTCAGAGGCAATGAGTATTTGTCCAGTTCGCCCAAGTATAACCGGCTGTATGAAGCATTTGGCTGGGAGATTCCAACTTATGTGCATGTGCCGCTGATTACCGATGAGGAGCATAAAAAACTGAGCAAACGTCTGGGGCATTCTTCCTATGAGGACTTGCTGGAGCAGGGCTTTTTAAATGAAGCGATTATTAACTTTGTGGCGCTTTTGGGCTGGAGCCCGAAGGATGAAAATGAAATCCTGTCTTTAGAGGAACTGGTGGAGCAGTTTGACTATCATCAGATTAAAAAGTCACCGGCGGTGTTTGATATGCAGAAGTTCCGCTGGCTGAACGGTGAATATATTAAAAAGTTGTCGGATGAGAGTTTTTACCAAAAGGTGGAGCCGATGCTGAAAGCGTATTTTGATACCAATCCGGATCTGGATTTGCCGTTTATGGCAGCTTTGGCCAAAACCAGAGTGGAAACCTTAAACGATGCGGTTCCGTTATTGGCCTTTTTCAAAGAAATGCCGGAGTTTGGCGAAGAACTTTATACCAATAAAAAGATGAAGACAAGCCCGGAAACGGCGCTGACCATGCTGGAGCAGATTTTGCCGGTGCTGGAACAGATTGAGGACTGGACGCAGGATAATCTTCATAATACGGTCATGGACTATTTAAAGGCGCATGAGATTAAAACCGGTATGATGCTCTGGCCGCTGCGGATAGCGGTTTCCGGTCAGGAATCAACGCCCGGCGGCGCTTTTGAAATCCTGAAAATATTGGGTAAAAATGAGGCGTTAAAGAGAGTCAGAAGCTCAATTGAAAAGTTAAAAAAATAAAAGCTCGGGGCGGTCAAAAGCCGATAGAAGCTTTTACCGGAAAGTTGTGCTTGGATTTTTAGTGCTTCAGAGAAACGGGCCTGCTTTTATAACTTACCCGGAAGGAATACAAACGGAAGCCTATGTAATAGGAAGAAACAGGGGATGGCAATGAAACAGATATTTCATAATGACTGGCAGGCAATATTGCAGCCGGAGCTGGAAAAGCCGTATTATCAGGAACTGCGTTCGTTTTTGATTCAGGAGTACCGCAGCCGGAAAGTTTTTCCGCCGATGCAGGAGATTTATTCAGCGTTCCATAAGACGGCCTATCAGGACGTGAAGGTTTTGATTTTGGGACAAGACCCTTATTTTAATGACCGGCAGGCGAATGGTCTGGCTTTTAGTGTGTCGAAAGAGGTTGAGATTCCGCCGTCCTTAGTTAATATTTATAAAGAGTTGGCAGATGATTTGGGAATTCCGCCGGCGGCGCACGGCGACCTGAGTGCTTGGGCGGAGCAGGGGGTGATGCTGCTGAACGCAGTTTTGACGGTCAGAGCTTATCATGCCGCTTCCCATCGGGGCATGGGTTGGGAAACCTTTACGGCCGAGGTGATCCGTAAGCTGGATCAGAGAGAGAAGCCGGTGGTTTTTATCTTATGGGGCAA of Lachnospiraceae bacterium oral taxon 500 contains these proteins:
- a CDS encoding glutamate--tRNA ligase, which gives rise to MKNQRIRTRFAPSPTGRMHVGNLRTALYAYLIAKHGDGDFLLRIEDTDQVRQVDGALDIIYRTMDFAGLKHDEGPDKDGGYGPYVQSDRQKEGLYLKYAKELIEKGEAYYCFCSEERLEKLKNEQEAEKGVYRYDKHCLHLSPEEIEAKLAAGEPYVIRQNNPSEGTTTFSDVIFGDITVPNNELEDMILIKSDGYPTYNFANVVDDHLMAISHVVRGNEYLSSSPKYNRLYEAFGWEIPTYVHVPLITDEEHKKLSKRLGHSSYEDLLEQGFLNEAIINFVALLGWSPKDENEILSLEELVEQFDYHQIKKSPAVFDMQKFRWLNGEYIKKLSDESFYQKVEPMLKAYFDTNPDLDLPFMAALAKTRVETLNDAVPLLAFFKEMPEFGEELYTNKKMKTSPETALTMLEQILPVLEQIEDWTQDNLHNTVMDYLKAHEIKTGMMLWPLRIAVSGQESTPGGAFEILKILGKNEALKRVRSSIEKLKK
- a CDS encoding uracil-DNA glycosylase is translated as MKQIFHNDWQAILQPELEKPYYQELRSFLIQEYRSRKVFPPMQEIYSAFHKTAYQDVKVLILGQDPYFNDRQANGLAFSVSKEVEIPPSLVNIYKELADDLGIPPAAHGDLSAWAEQGVMLLNAVLTVRAYHAASHRGMGWETFTAEVIRKLDQREKPVVFILWGNDARRQKSLITGRQHLILESAHPSPLSAYRGFFGSRPFSKANEFLRRNGETEIDWTIR